The nucleotide sequence GACCCTCGACGACTCGGAGATCGCGCGCTACCGGCTCATGGCCGACATCGCCGAGCGGCGTGAACGCGAGCTGTGGACGGCCGCCGGGGTGGTGCCCGGGGCGCGGATCGCGGACGTGGGGTGCGGACCGGGCGCGCTCTCGGTGCGGCTGGCGGACATCGCCGCCCCCGGCGGCGCCGTATGGGCGGTGGACCGCGACGGTGACGCGCTGGCCGTCGCCGCCGCGCTCGCCGAACGCTCCGGCGTCCCCGTGCACACCTCCACCGGCTCCGCCGACGCCACCGCGCTGGCCGAGGGCACGTTCGACGTGGTGATGCTCCGGCACGTCCTCGCCCACAACGGCGGCCGGGAGCAGGCGATCGTGAACCACCTCGCCGAACTGGCCAGGCCCGGCGGCGTGGTGTATCTCGTCGACATCGACGCGACCGGTTTCCGGCTGCGGGGCGCCCCCGCCGCGTACGACGAGATGAGCGAGCGCTATCAAGAACTGCACCGACGCCGGGGCAACGACCTCGCCGTGGGCACCCGGCTCGACGAACTCCTCACCAAGGCCGGCCTCGAAGTCATCGCCTACGAGGGCCACATCAACGTCATGACACCCCCGCCCGGCATGCGCGGCCCCGCCTGGGCCGCCCGCGACGCCCTGCTCGCCGAAGGCCTTGTCACCCCGGACGACATCGCTCGCTGGGACACGGCGTTCCAACAGGCCGAACAGGTCAGCACCGGCCTCCGTTTCTTCGGCAACACGTACATCGCCCTTGGCCGCCGCTCCTGACACCGGCCCCTGCGAGCCGACATGGCCGACGGCATCCGCAAGAGCTGAGCCGACCGTCGCGCGAGCCGGAACGTCAGTTGACGCCCCGGCCACGCCCAAACCAGTACGGCTCCCGCAGCTTGAACTTCTGGATCTTC is from Streptomyces sp. NBC_01314 and encodes:
- a CDS encoding methyltransferase domain-containing protein → MADYSLTLDDSEIARYRLMADIAERRERELWTAAGVVPGARIADVGCGPGALSVRLADIAAPGGAVWAVDRDGDALAVAAALAERSGVPVHTSTGSADATALAEGTFDVVMLRHVLAHNGGREQAIVNHLAELARPGGVVYLVDIDATGFRLRGAPAAYDEMSERYQELHRRRGNDLAVGTRLDELLTKAGLEVIAYEGHINVMTPPPGMRGPAWAARDALLAEGLVTPDDIARWDTAFQQAEQVSTGLRFFGNTYIALGRRS